GAACGGGAGCTCGACTCTCTTATCGGAACCGTAAATTTCGACGTCGTATTCGATCTGGACGCGAGGAGCACGATTACGTGCGATGAATTTTTGAGAACTGGTAGAAGCCGACATAGTGCTCTGAGGTTATCGCTCAAATAAAATAAGAAGCGGTGGCACCGCTCGTTTTCACTTAGGAAATGCGCTATCCGGTGATGTTATGTCTCGAAGCAGCGTGACGATATGGGCGGTTGCCCAAAATTCGGTCTCGATTGCAAGAACAAATGAGGGGTTTGACGTGCCACGAATGCTGCCACTTGGACGGATACCCGCGACGAGTACTTTTATTGGGCGCCTGAATCGGGAATAAGGGTAATTTCGGCACGACGATTCTTCTCGCGGTCCTGAGTATTTTCATTGCTGGCAATCGGCCGCGTGTCGCCATATCCCTGAATGGCGAAACGTGTCACGGGCAAGGAAGCAGTGTTGACGAACCAATCGCGGATGGCCTGTGCCCGTGCCTCGGACAGCTTCTGATTCGCGACGCTGGAACCCATGTTGTCCGTGTGACCCGCGATCAGGATCCGCTTGTCGGGATTGGCGCGAATCAGATCGAGAACGCCTTTGAGTCTCGGCTCTGCACCTGGCTTCAGCGTCGTCTTGCCGCTGTCGAACAACAGGAAATTGTCGATCGTCACAGCGTACGGCGGCGAATGCGCGGGAATCGATGGTGAATGCGATGTGGCGGTCACGCGTTCAAGCGCGACTTGCAACCGCTTGCCCCGATACAGTCCCCAGCCGAGTCCCGTCGGCACACCGTTGCTCGCATAGCGAGCCAGCTCGGCGGAATGCCTGCGCAACGATTCGAATCGCTCACGCTTCGCGTCGGCACGGGCTGTGGGTATATGCGTGTACACCTCGAGGTCGTCCGCGACTCGCGCGACCAATCTGCTGTTCGACCATGCTGACACACCAACCGATACCATCAGGACGACGGCCGACGCAGCCACTGCGTGCAGCATTGCGGAGTACGGTCGGCCCCGCTCGCTCTTCGAGAACCGGACGCTCTCGTTCCGCACAATGGTCCTGAGTAAGGGTAGAGACAGCGGCTGCGGCTGCGCCTTCGGCGTCATCAGCGGCGGCCGCAGCGTGGTTTTTCCGGTTAGCCATCGCGACCAGGCGCCGGGACGCATCGGTGGGTGTCCGATATCGGCCAACAGCAAGCCACGCAGCGAGAGCGGCGCGGTGTTCGCGAGCGACGAAAGTATCGACAACAGCGCCGCATCTTCTAGCCAGTCGAACACTGCGTGTCCCAAGCCGGCACGCGAGGCACGTTGCGGCCGTGCGACCGCGAGCCATGCCTGGTCCAGCTGTTGCCTGAGTGCTTGCGCATGTTGCCAAGCGGTTGCGGTCGCGAGTGGCGTTGTCGACAAACTGCTTGCATCGCCGAACCAGACCGGTTCCACTGCGCGGTCGCGATTCGCGCCGAGATAAGCGTAGATCGCGAGATAGCAAGGTAATACGAACGCCCGGGGAGCGGTGCTTGCGGCGATTTCATGCTTCCAGCGGGTAAATTCGCGGCGAATCACCGCGTCGTCGCACTCAGCGTCGGGAACAACGGGCATCAACACAGCATCCGGCGGACGTTGATACGACTCCATCACCGTGTCCAACACGCTGGACAGCGCCCCGGGGGACGTGACATGAAACCACACGGCATCAACGCTTCGGCGCAGCGTGGCTGCTTGGCCATCGCGCGCAAACAACGCACCGGCATGTGGCCCGGCGACAAGAACGATCGATAACTCGCGCATGTTCCCGGTCTGAACGTGCTGGTCCTCGTGGGTCGGCTTCGATCGCCCGCAAGTTGGCAATACCGCCGTGCCCACCGCCGTCAGCAGAACAAGGCTAAGCACAACGGGCCACGACGGTTGAAGGGCAAGCGGCAAACACAGCCAGATCAGGCCGGCAACGGAGACAGCGACCCAGATCAGCGCCGCTCGGTAGCTGTTTGCGGAAATCATTGCGTACTCTGCGGGGACGATGATTCAGGTAGATCACTTATCGCAACGTCCAGGCTAACGTCCAGCGCCGTCCATAGTGACGCGACGGCAATCGCGCCAGCAATGAGCACGCCGGCGGTCCTGCGCGAAAGTGCGATGCGTGATATGTCCGCCGGCCGAATCGAATTGGACGGTGTCATGGCGGTTTTCGGTGCGTCGGGTGTGGACAACGCCGCCGTATCACATCTATGCCAGTTCAACTCCAATCTCGCACGCTCCAGATATGCGTTCGCGTCTCTGCGTCCGCCGTCGAAGCCCAGCCCCAGCAACATGCTGTAGAACTCGAGTCCGGCGAGATCTCGGCCGCCGCCATCCACCACCGTTCCGATCCGTTCCCAAACCAATGCAGTGCCATCGCGCACGCCATGAAAACGCCTCTGCAACGGGTCACGCAACCATTCTTCGTGCTGGTTGGAAGGCAATGCATGCAGCGTCAGCTCATCCAGCAGAACGCACTGTGCGAGGCTGACTTCCTGGATATCCGTTGGCGGAAAGTTTCGATCCTGCATTTGCTGCTGTAGCGTTTCGATCAACGTGCTACAACGCGCGCGCCAAAAAGGAACAGCCGGCATTTGCGCGCCGTCGGACAGCAGTGCCGCATGCAAGGCTGTCGCTCGCATCAGCGCGACCGTTGAATCAAACATCATATAAACGTATGCGCGCCGGCACCCTCAGGGCATTTCGACGACATAGGTGACGAATGTACTCACAGTGCCAGCCGTGGCTCGACCCGTTGCGTAGTAGCTGGCAATGAAATCCACCGGCGTCGGATCGGTGGACGTGATCGGAATGACCTTCATCGTGGATCGGTCGCCGACCTTGATCCGCGATCCGTCCGCATTCGCCAGCATGACCTGTACATTCTTTGCCGATGTCGTGCCGCCCGCGTTTTGCAGGTCCAAATTTCCCGTATTGGGATCGGTCGACGAACCGCTCTCGAAATACACGCGCGCACCCGTCTCGCCGCTTGGGCATCGGATCGTGATGGTGAAGACCTTTGAGCCATCCGCCACTCCGGCTCTCGGCAGCGATTGCGTCGAAAGCCTCGGCAATGTGACCGTCATGTCGGGCGAACTGACCAGCGAACACGTCGTCGCGTTGTAGGTGCCACTAAAGTTGAGCGTGACCGAGGGCGATCCTTGCGCATATACGCAAACTGATCCCAACAGCGCACTCGCGATCAACCCGGCAGTTGGTCCGGCAATTCGAAAGTATCTGCAAATATTTTTCATTTTCTGACCTCCACTGTCGGCGGAATCATCTGAGCCGCAGCGCTGGCGCTGACCGGGCATCGGCCTTCGCCTTCAGCGAAGAGAACTGACAAGCGCCGCGCCCGCTGAACGCCGCGCGACGGGCTTTGCCGGCGCAGACCAGACAAGCGCTGGATCACAGCTCAGTTTGATGCGCGCAACGATTCCCGCGTGAGGGCTGCTGTCCGCTTTGTCGTCGGCTGGCACCGTGTACGGCATCACGCACTGCTCCGCTGCGCGGTTGCCCCAGCGCACCAGCAGCTTGCCTTCGTGCTCGAGGCCGCGCAGATACGCGAGACCGCCCTGACCGACGATGCCCACCGATTTCTCGGATTCATCGAACAACTCGGCGCCCATCGGCATGGCTTTGCCTTCCCTATCCATGACCTCCGCGAAGATAGGTGTGCCCTGCGTCGTCGCAATCTTCACCTTCACCAGCGAATTCGCGCGCGGCACGACTTCTTCACTCGTGTTGCCCAGTTCAACGTCGAGCGGCACGTCGCTCGGATCCAGCGCGACCGTGTTGACCCGGTATGGCGTCAACGAAGACACCACCGCATAGCCGTGGCCGTCGATTCGCGCGCCCTGGCCATTGATAATCCGGCCACCCTCTGCGCCTTTCGCTTCGACGAGCGCGAAGGCCTGACCGAGTGGCGGGCTCAGCGTGACGCCGCCGCTGTGAATGACGACCGCGCCGTCGGCGTTGAATGCGGCTTGACGGGTCTGATTGCTGATCGATGCATTGAGGTTGTACGTACCGAACGGCGCGCGATACATCGCGTAACCGCCTGCGGAAACGGTTCGATTGTCGCCGGCGACGATCCTCGATGCGTTGACACCGTAGTTGATCGGCGTGGCTCCGGTCGTGTTGCCCGACGCAGTGGCCTGGATCGTGCTGTCCCCGTTCGAGCTGCGCGCAACGTTGGTGGTCAGATAGTCGAACGTACGATGCTCGTTCGAGTCGACCTTACCGAGCGGAATCGTCAGGTTCAAGCCTACCTGCGTGCTGATCTTCGAGTTTTGCAGGCGCGTGCGTTGCGCATACAGCGAGTAGGACACCCGTTTGTACGCGCTGTTGAAGCCAACCTGATATTGCAGATCGTAGCCCTTCGACGCGCCCCAGTAGTTCTGCGAACTGCCGGCGATATAAAAAGAACTAGACTCGCCGATCGGTTGGTTGACGTTCAGTTGCAGACGGCTGCGCGTGCGGTAGTCATACTGACCCGTGATGTCTCGCGGGCCATATCGCGCGTACATCGCGTCACGCAGGCTATAGAAGCGTGCGGTCGAATAGCGGTAGGCCGCAACCGAAAAATTCGTGTTCGGCCCCGGAAGAAGCTTGCTGTAGCTGATCCGGGTACTGTAGCCGGGACGACCACCCGACATGCCGGGAATATTCGTTCCGGCCGCGGTTACGTCAAACGCGAATGCGCCGAGCGGCGTATTGAGCGCGACACCGACCAGCCCTGCCCAATAACCTTCCGCGAACTGTGCACCGGTGTAGCCGGTCCACAGGTTTGTCAGGCCGCGCTGATAAACCGCCTGCGCTACCCACGGATGGCTATCCAGCACGGTATCGCGATAGACACCGGTCGTCAGATTGAAACGTGAAACACCTGGCCGCAACAACTGCGGGACTGACGCGAACGGAACCAGAAAAGTCCGCTGGCGGCCGTCGGATTCTGCAATAGTGACCTGAAGGTCGCCGCCATAGCCGGTAGCCGGCAGGTCGCTCAATTCAAATGGCCC
The nucleotide sequence above comes from Paraburkholderia youngii. Encoded proteins:
- a CDS encoding OmpA family protein — translated: MISANSYRAALIWVAVSVAGLIWLCLPLALQPSWPVVLSLVLLTAVGTAVLPTCGRSKPTHEDQHVQTGNMRELSIVLVAGPHAGALFARDGQAATLRRSVDAVWFHVTSPGALSSVLDTVMESYQRPPDAVLMPVVPDAECDDAVIRREFTRWKHEIAASTAPRAFVLPCYLAIYAYLGANRDRAVEPVWFGDASSLSTTPLATATAWQHAQALRQQLDQAWLAVARPQRASRAGLGHAVFDWLEDAALLSILSSLANTAPLSLRGLLLADIGHPPMRPGAWSRWLTGKTTLRPPLMTPKAQPQPLSLPLLRTIVRNESVRFSKSERGRPYSAMLHAVAASAVVLMVSVGVSAWSNSRLVARVADDLEVYTHIPTARADAKRERFESLRRHSAELARYASNGVPTGLGWGLYRGKRLQVALERVTATSHSPSIPAHSPPYAVTIDNFLLFDSGKTTLKPGAEPRLKGVLDLIRANPDKRILIAGHTDNMGSSVANQKLSEARAQAIRDWFVNTASLPVTRFAIQGYGDTRPIASNENTQDREKNRRAEITLIPDSGAQ
- a CDS encoding DotU family type IV/VI secretion system protein; the protein is MMFDSTVALMRATALHAALLSDGAQMPAVPFWRARCSTLIETLQQQMQDRNFPPTDIQEVSLAQCVLLDELTLHALPSNQHEEWLRDPLQRRFHGVRDGTALVWERIGTVVDGGGRDLAGLEFYSMLLGLGFDGGRRDANAYLERARLELNWHRCDTAALSTPDAPKTAMTPSNSIRPADISRIALSRRTAGVLIAGAIAVASLWTALDVSLDVAISDLPESSSPQSTQ
- a CDS encoding fimbrial protein is translated as MPGQRQRCGSDDSADSGGQKMKNICRYFRIAGPTAGLIASALLGSVCVYAQGSPSVTLNFSGTYNATTCSLVSSPDMTVTLPRLSTQSLPRAGVADGSKVFTITIRCPSGETGARVYFESGSSTDPNTGNLDLQNAGGTTSAKNVQVMLANADGSRIKVGDRSTMKVIPITSTDPTPVDFIASYYATGRATAGTVSTFVTYVVEMP
- a CDS encoding fimbria/pilus outer membrane usher protein gives rise to the protein MSGVRNSKTAVATVFTNVPFRFHPLAWAAIVASGWVFSANSAVAACASDSGGATPPSDCSASELPQQAVGANVEAAHTDASSDLPTSNAPSVEAPQEVEFNPAFFTGNVADLSRYTRGNPVAPGVYPVELLVNGKKRGRFDVVFQAVPDSDIARPCFTIPSLDRAGVDTEHVIQRLTETGKGDVDDADASSQCVPLAEAIPGSLASFNTADLQLDLSIPQIELRKEAAGYVDPSRWDNGINAGFVQYSLASYTTHQNNGSGDFTSAYLGVQSGLNVNGWRFRQWATASLQNRSPDAHWQSVALFAQHDVTALKSQLTIGDSSTSGDVFDSFNVRGVQLSSDDRMLPDSMRSYAPVVRGVADTNARIIVRQNNVIVAETSVPPGPFELSDLPATGYGGDLQVTIAESDGRQRTFLVPFASVPQLLRPGVSRFNLTTGVYRDTVLDSHPWVAQAVYQRGLTNLWTGYTGAQFAEGYWAGLVGVALNTPLGAFAFDVTAAGTNIPGMSGGRPGYSTRISYSKLLPGPNTNFSVAAYRYSTARFYSLRDAMYARYGPRDITGQYDYRTRSRLQLNVNQPIGESSSFYIAGSSQNYWGASKGYDLQYQVGFNSAYKRVSYSLYAQRTRLQNSKISTQVGLNLTIPLGKVDSNEHRTFDYLTTNVARSSNGDSTIQATASGNTTGATPINYGVNASRIVAGDNRTVSAGGYAMYRAPFGTYNLNASISNQTRQAAFNADGAVVIHSGGVTLSPPLGQAFALVEAKGAEGGRIINGQGARIDGHGYAVVSSLTPYRVNTVALDPSDVPLDVELGNTSEEVVPRANSLVKVKIATTQGTPIFAEVMDREGKAMPMGAELFDESEKSVGIVGQGGLAYLRGLEHEGKLLVRWGNRAAEQCVMPYTVPADDKADSSPHAGIVARIKLSCDPALVWSAPAKPVARRSAGAALVSSLR